GTGCCGGGCGGGAACTGTCGTTCAGGTGAGGGCCATGGTGCGTCAGTCGGGCAAGAACGAAAATTAGTAAAAATATGCTCGGGACTTACGAAAAACCTTTGCAAGGCAACGCCCCGCCAGAGCGCTGTGTTGGAGTAAGGTGCAGGTAACCAACATGCTGAGATCAACACGTGGCTTCCTACACTCTCAGGCAACTCAAGTACTTCGTTACCACGGTGGAAGCGGGCAGCGTGGCCGAGGCTTCGCGCCAGCTGTATATCGCCCAGCCATCCATCTCCACGGCAATCAAGGGGCTGGAGGAAAGCTTTGGCGTTCAGCTGTTTATCCGCCACCACGCCCAGGGCGTGTCGCTGACCCCCAGTGGCGCGCGCTTCTACGAGAAGGCCCAGCAATTGCTGCGCATGGCCCGCGAGTTCGAGCAGAACGCCCTGGCCGACAACGACATCGTCGCCGGGCAGATCGATATCGGCTGCTTCGAAACCGTGGCGCCGCTGTACCTGCCGCAGCTGATCGCCGGCTTTCGCGAGCGCTATCCAGGCGTGGACATCCGCATCCGCGATGGTGAGCAGCAGGAGCTGGTACAGGGCCTGACCGCCGGCGCATTCGACCTGGCGTTTCTCTACGAGCATGACCTCGACGGCACCATCGCCACCGAACCCTTGATGCCGCCGCAGAAGCCCTACGTGCTGTTGCCCGAGCATCATCGCTTCGCCGGCCAGGCCCAGGTGTCGCTGCGCGACCTGTGCCTGGAGCCGATGATCCTGCTCGACGTGCCACCGAGCCGTACCTACTTCGTCAGCCTGTTCCACGAACTGGGGCTGACCCCCAATATCGTCTTCAGCTCACCGTCCATCGAGATGGTGCGCGGCATGGTCGGCCAGGGCTTCGGCTTCTCCCTGCTGGTCACCAAACCGCATTCGGAATGCACCTATGACGGCAAGCGTGTGGTGACCCTGGATATCACCGACCCGGTGGCCACCTCGGGGCTGGTGGCCGCTCGCCTGAAACGCGGTCAGCTGACCAAGCCGGCGCAGCTGTTCGTGGATTTCTGCCGGGAGCGGTTGGGGAATTGAGTGAGCCGGGCGCTGAGTAGAAGTGAAGGTAGGTGAG
Above is a genomic segment from Pseudomonas argentinensis containing:
- a CDS encoding LysR family transcriptional regulator, yielding MASYTLRQLKYFVTTVEAGSVAEASRQLYIAQPSISTAIKGLEESFGVQLFIRHHAQGVSLTPSGARFYEKAQQLLRMAREFEQNALADNDIVAGQIDIGCFETVAPLYLPQLIAGFRERYPGVDIRIRDGEQQELVQGLTAGAFDLAFLYEHDLDGTIATEPLMPPQKPYVLLPEHHRFAGQAQVSLRDLCLEPMILLDVPPSRTYFVSLFHELGLTPNIVFSSPSIEMVRGMVGQGFGFSLLVTKPHSECTYDGKRVVTLDITDPVATSGLVAARLKRGQLTKPAQLFVDFCRERLGN